One region of Priestia megaterium genomic DNA includes:
- a CDS encoding ECF transporter S component: MNSTYSPRESTKIKALSMHALFIALTFVATMFINIKLPIMGNGGLIHLGNVPLFIAAFIYGKKTGAIAGAFGMGLFDLISGWTAWAPFTFIIVGAMGFLAGLISEKAPGKRALVNTLAVVAALIVKIVGYYFAEVILYGNWILPLGSIPGNVMQVVIAGIIVVPLVARLKNRAVQI, encoded by the coding sequence ATGAATTCAACATACTCACCAAGAGAATCAACCAAAATCAAAGCTTTATCCATGCATGCGCTTTTTATCGCACTGACGTTTGTAGCGACAATGTTTATCAACATAAAGCTTCCAATCATGGGTAACGGAGGCCTTATCCATTTAGGCAACGTTCCTCTTTTTATAGCGGCCTTTATTTACGGTAAAAAAACAGGAGCCATCGCCGGCGCTTTTGGAATGGGGTTATTCGATCTGATCTCGGGCTGGACAGCATGGGCGCCGTTTACGTTTATTATTGTAGGGGCTATGGGCTTTTTAGCAGGTCTTATCTCTGAAAAAGCACCTGGTAAAAGAGCACTTGTCAACACACTGGCAGTTGTTGCTGCGCTGATTGTGAAAATCGTGGGCTACTACTTTGCCGAAGTGATTCTTTACGGTAACTGGATCCTTCCGCTTGGCTCTATACCAGGCAATGTGATGCAAGTTGTTATCGCCGGTATCATCGTCGTTCCGCTTGTAGCGCGCTTAAAGAACAGAGCGGTACAAATTTAA